The stretch of DNA CGCCGCCGATCCGATCGACGATCCCAGCCAGCACGACCTCGGCGGTCTGGACGTGTTCCTGCCGCGTGTCGATCCTTGCGGACAGGCGGTGGAGATCGACATGCTCGACGTGCCGCGCGGTCGAGGCGATCGTCTGCAGGCGAGGGAATGCCGCGAACGCCGCCTCGGCCGCTTCGCGCCGGCGGTCCTCCGCGTCGCCGGAGAATGCGCGGTCGAGCAGCAAGGCGATGTCGCGGTGATTGCCGAACATCAGGTCTGCGTGCTCGACGAGTTCGGTCAGAATGGTCCGCGGATCGGAATCCCACCGCTCCCACAGCTTGCCGCGCCAATTGCCGTCGAACGAGACCGGGATCCCTCGCTCCGTCGCGGCGCGGACGGCGGTGAGCGCCGCCTTCGCCGGAACCGGACCCAATGCCGGCGTGATGCCCGACAAATGAAAACGATCGACGCCCGCAAGCAACGCGGTCCAGTCCCAGTTCTCCGCGGGCGCCTGCGCAAACGACGACCAGGCGCGATCGTAGATCACTTCGGTTGCACGCAGTCCGGCGCCGGACGTCACGAAATACAGGCCCATCCGCTCGCCGTCGCGTATGATGGTCGACGTGTCGACACCATGTCCGCGCAACGTCGTTATCGCCGCACGTCCCAGATCATTGTCCGGGACCATGGTTGCCATCCCGACGTCATGGCCAAGCCGGGCAAGCTGCGTGACGACATTGGCCTCTGCGCCTGCGACCCAGACGTCGAACCTCGGCGTCTGCATCAGCAACTCACGGCCGGGCGGGGAAAGTCGCAGCATGATCTCGCCGAACGCCAGGAACTTTGTCATGCGATAGCTTTCTTACATCCGCGGCGGACATGGCGACGGGACCAGGCTGGCGACGCGTAGTTTC from Sphingomonas sp. HMP9 encodes:
- a CDS encoding sugar kinase; this encodes MTKFLAFGEIMLRLSPPGRELLMQTPRFDVWVAGAEANVVTQLARLGHDVGMATMVPDNDLGRAAITTLRGHGVDTSTIIRDGERMGLYFVTSGAGLRATEVIYDRAWSSFAQAPAENWDWTALLAGVDRFHLSGITPALGPVPAKAALTAVRAATERGIPVSFDGNWRGKLWERWDSDPRTILTELVEHADLMFGNHRDIALLLDRAFSGDAEDRRREAAEAAFAAFPRLQTIASTARHVEHVDLHRLSARIDTRQEHVQTAEVVLAGIVDRIGGGDAFAAGVLHGLRSGQDIATTARIGLALAALKHSLPGDASLFRQADIDAYLDGGLDVRR